The following proteins are encoded in a genomic region of Pangasianodon hypophthalmus isolate fPanHyp1 chromosome 26, fPanHyp1.pri, whole genome shotgun sequence:
- the LOC113537316 gene encoding tetraspanin-1 has product MACKGILKILMVIFNSAIFLAGGATVIIGVLVEISRRHVLGVLDKFKDISADFAPLANAGYLLIAVGAIIAFLGFLGCCGACCENKCMLMIFFIIILIVFVVEVVAAVVTLLYQPKVEKLLDTIRQNVAKSIRENYGQNDIITIAWNETMSLMKCCGYNNYTDFTGSLFVNRTSEYPHFCCSTPALPSEKCYSGNAALAHVEGCFNVVVKLVKKNSALLGGVAICVAAIEVAAMIVALLLYKT; this is encoded by the exons ATGGCTTGCAAAGGGATCCTGAAGATACTTATGGTCATCTTCAACAGTGCGATCTTT TTAGCAGGAGGTGCAACTGTGATCATCGGAGTTTTGGTCGAAATTAGCCGAAGGCATGTACTTGGAGTGCTGGATAAATTTAAAGACATTTCCGCAGACTTCGCACCCCTGGCTAATGCTGGCTATCTGCTGATCGCTGTTGGGGCCATAATCGCCTTCCTGGGCTTCCTGGGCTGCTGCGGAGCCTGTTGCGAGAATAAGTGCATGCTCATGATC tttttcatcatcatcctcattgTGTTTGTCGTGGAGGTGGTTGCAGCAGTAGTCACTCTGCTTTACCAGCCTAAG GTAGAGAAATTGCTGGATACAATTCGTCAAAATGTTGCTAAGAGCATCAGGGAGAACTACGGTCAAAACGACATCATCACTATTGCGTGGAATGAGACAATGAGTCTG ATGAAATGCTGTGGATACAACAACTACACTGACTTCACTGGCTCCCTGTTTGTAAACCGCACTTCGGAGTACCCCCACTTCTGCTGCTCTACACCTGCTCTACCATCTGAAAAGTGTTATTCTGGAAACGCAGCTTTAGCG CACGTGGAAGGCTGTTTCAATGTTGTGGTGAAGTTGGTGAAGAAGAACTCTGCTTTGCTAGGGGGCGTGGCTATTTGTGTTGCTGCTATAGAG